A stretch of Camelina sativa cultivar DH55 chromosome 18, Cs, whole genome shotgun sequence DNA encodes these proteins:
- the LOC104760394 gene encoding uncharacterized protein LOC104760394 isoform X4 gives MTQISLEHIEKLYERQSEQQGDASMNSSRSANLRLTGVDGERDGVLWDTKSDVNPKKAEIVQAKAKSRRGDSLNPRKEDTFLAEANFDATFNLQNSLENKRVDSTIEEKKQENVRESSTMVMNDKPQPEHKVFINFRRADLRHGFVGHLVKALNMVGFTVYIDLDDTMGKDLGNLFKRIEESQIALVIFSSMYTKSSCCLKELVKIKELMDKGNLVVIPIFYKVESLEVKQLKGDFGVNFWNLWRINRNHHIIKWKEALESVASMVGIYSKENSSESKFIAVTVKKVLERISLREAENTELPTGKGGKHETYLNNQYLFGIEKRMEQLEKKLEFDCNETRIVGVVGMPGIGKTTLAVMLHEKWNCKFLRCLPFLGIRKKSEDYGPVWLRKTLLEVLLEGKFLVISNKTTHESVKDKLLQSKVFIVLDDVSNKKQLDFLLGDLDWIKKGSKIIITTCDKSLLEGLSHDTYEVPELNYREAFQLFSHHAFGLQICSPTGAFLTLSRMFVDYARGHPLALNLLGRELHGKDKADWEFELEALTKNSSMMFQDVWRFSTDQLNERQKDVFLDILCLFKSEDEYFVRSLLDSEDPDSADAVSEVKDLANKFLITISGGRVEINVLLYALSKDLGSPRLLSMWNYKDIINKLTKMELSDANNVRGIFFDMSKLAKSIYFDSSTFINMCNLRYLKIYDPSCPRQYKADSKLNFPDGLEFPLKAVRYLYWVKFPLKELPPDIRPENLVDLTLPFSMIERVWEGVKDTPRLKWVDLSHSCYLLDLSALSRAENLQRLNLEGCTSLEELPVEIQNMKSLVFMNLRGCTHLSYLPKMNFISLKTLILSDCSNLEEFRLISESLEVLHLDGTAIKGLPLAIKKLQRLILLNLKNCTMLECLPNCLGELKALEELILSGCSRLKNLSELRENMKHLQSLLINRIGAKEMPNISCANISEGQTSADMVVQPFGPRQWPRGVNGVCSLRRLCLSGNDFVSLQTDIGKLYNLNWLDLRHCKLLTSIPMLPPRLQYFDAHGCDSLERVANPLALPVLSEQIHATFNFSNCNKLDEDAKDSIISYTRWRSELVLDALSRYNVGSVLEDFTGSCLPGWDIPAWFSHQASGSVLKQKLPQHWCDNQFTGIALCAVILFPDYHKQRNRLLVKCNCVFNYKDRSHNRFINTIGSWREPSNTPGKIESSHIFVGYTSTLDIKKYGGEEDEEGCSQTEVSFEFQVTDGTDVLKGCKVLKCGFSLVYATNGRENIRWDAETVEIPERIENVLGKAISYGNSGSHVDTQYESYSGPCSGKDANFLYEAKSDANPNVGKSFENKEVDLPNEEEDAGREIIVSSYRDNTSSGSLEKLKMHSFVGVELRLKQMEKALFSTPGKTHILGVVGMPGFGKTTLARVLFEKRGCKFPRHLFLTVSKKYSLEQLRRVFLKELLKHVNQDMDDETTHESVKDKLRQAKSFVVLDDVSDKKQLEFLLGNLDWIKKGSKIVITTRDKSLLDGLAHNTCVVQQLNNREGFQLFTYHAFYNQMYLSETFLSLSRIFVDNVPGNPRDLKQLGSDLCGKDEAYWQHELQRVKQNFSIEMRDVWTFSIDQLNERQRDVFLDIVHFFKSEDENFVKSLLDSGNPEAVSEVRDLADKFLITISDGRVEMHDQLYTLGKDLGSPGQHRLCNDKDIINKVTKMKQAEANNVRGIFLDMSQIRESIALERMTFTDMRNLLYLKIYDSYCPRKCKADCNLYFPDGLEFHMEEVRYLHWVKFPLQELPPDFRPENLVDLRLPYSKIERVWEGLKDTPRLKWVDLRHSSKLLDLSALSKAENLQRLNLEGCTSLDELPLEIQNMKSLIFLNLRGCTSLCYLPKMNLISLKTLILSDCSNLKEFQLISERVEFLHLDGTAIEGLPPAIQNLQRLVMLNLKNCTMLETLPNCLGKLKFLDELVLSGCSRLKSLPDVRHSLKHLQILLLDGTGANEMPSMSCFTGSEGPASADISLQPFPLYSTMREYACGVNGLSSLRRLCLSGNDFVTLQHDIGKLYNLNCLDVKQCKKLKFVPTLPPRLQYFDAHGCDSLERVANPLALPVLSGQKYAKFNFSNCDKLDQDAKDSIISYTRWRSQLMLDELTRYDESSVLEAFTGTCFPGWEVPAWFSHRAFGLVLKPKLPLHWSDNKFTGIALCAVISFQGYHERNRLLVKCKSVFNNEDGSCIRLSSTVGSWSPSNNTPGKIETCHIFIGYISILDIKKLGEEDKERCSHSDALFEFQVTDGTEVLEGCEVLKCGFSLVYLTDELRVKSGVRGAPLEANHCRDYSKNVAILETEAAERSSDGGDKVLELPNKMIALEVASSSEPPIAKSRFSWTKYRTVSNNSERERHIRALEVDAQLSEEPQHHIDDIIPMVASSSEAGIRQSHPQVFVSYHGAELHRTFVRHLVSTLTDARVSVFTDNDKGNGTKQLIQLYQRIEESKIALAIFSKRYVESNICLNELVMMDELAKEGKLLVIPIFYNVRSSDVRSLKGEFGQHFKEMRERYKDELEKVRKWEASVKSIAKTIGIHSEVHGEDASLVEATVEAVQRALTKISEGSLKYLGSVNTPTDHVFALFVTFLSCLIMSPLLFIEAYSISSVMWLVNVLVMVVVVVVLYQKICRWRDHKTQSSATISPPP, from the exons ATGACCCAGATTTCACTGGAGCATATAGAAAAGTTATATGAGCGGCAGAGTGAGCAGCAAGGAGATGCCTCTATGAACTCTTCCAGATCAGCTAATCTGAGACTGACAGGGGTAGATGGTGAAAGAGACGGCGTTCTATGGGATACAAAGTCAGATGTAAATCCAAAGAAAGCCGAGATTGTTCAAGCTAAAGCAAAATCAAGAAGAGGTGATAGTCTGAATCCAAGAAAGGAAGACACATTCCTTGCTGAAGCAAACTTTGATGCAACCTTTAATTTACAGAATAGTCTTGAGAACAAGCGAGTTGACTCAACcattgaagaaaaaaagcaagaaaatgtTAGAGAAAGCTCTACCATGGTGATGAACGACAAACCCCAGCCAGAGCATAAAGTGTTCATCAACTTCCGCAGAGCTGACCTGCGCCATGGCTTTGTTGGCCACCTCGTGAAAGCCTTGAATATGGTTGGATTCACCGTCTATATAGATTTAGATGATACGATGGGTAAAGATCTTGGAAACCTTTTCAAGCGGATCGAGGAGTCACAAATTGCGCTTGTAATCTTCTCCAGCATGTACACTAAATCTTCATGTTGCTTAAAAGAGTTGGTTAAAATTAAAGAGCTGATGGACAAAGGTAATCTCGTAGTCATTCCAATTTTCTATAAGGTGGAGTCATTGGAGGTTAAACAACTGAAGGGAGATTTTGGTGttaatttttggaatttgtgGAGGATTAATCGGAATCACCATATCATTAAATGGAAGGAAGCTTTGGAGTCTGTTGCGTCTATGGTGGGCATCTATTCGAAGGAGAACag TTCTGAGAGCAAGTTCATCGCTGTCACTGTCAAGAAAGTCCTAGAGAGAATTTCTCTGCGGGAAGCAGAAAATACTGAGTTGCCCACAGGAAAAGGAGGAAAGCATGAAACATATCTTAACAATCAGTACCTCTTTGGAATAGAGAAACGAATGGAGCAATTAGAGAAGAAGTTAGAGTTTGATTGCAATGAAACTCGAATTGTTGGAGTTGTTGGCATGCCTGGTATTGGTAAAACTACCCTTGCAGTGATGCTGCATGAAAAGTGGAACTGCAAGTTTTTACGTTGCCTTCCTTTTCTGGGTATACGTAAGAAGTCAGAGGACTACGGGCCAGTGTGGCTACGAAAGACACTCCTGGAAGTGTTACTCGAGGGAAAGTTTCTTGTGATAAGTAACAAGACAACACATGAATCCGTGAAGGACAAACTGCTTCAGTCTAAAGTTTTTATTGTTCTCGATGATGTGAGTAATAAGAAACAATTAGATTTTCTTCTCGGTGACCTTGACTGGATTAAGAAGGGAAGCAAGATTATTATTACAACGTGTGACAAGTCATTGCTTGAAGGACTTTCTCATGATACTTACGAGGTTCCGGAATTGAACTATAGAGAGGCCTTTCAACTCTTTAGTCATCATGCCTTCGGTCTTCAAATCTGTAGTCCCACCGGTGCCTTCTTGACGCTCTCTAGAATGTTTGTGGATTACGCTCGAGGACACCCATTGGCTCTCAACTTACTAGGTAGGGAACTTCATGGGAAAGACAAGGCTGACTGGGAGTTTGAATTGGAAGCATTGACAAAAAATTCCAGTATGATGTTCCAAGATGTCTGGAGATTCTCTACTGATCAACTTAATGAGAGGCAGAAAGATGTGTTTCTTGACATATTGTGTTTATTCAAATCAGAGGATGAGTATTTTGTTAGGAGTTTACTAGATTCAGAAGATCCTGACTCTGCTGATGCTGTGAGTGAAGTAAAAGATCTCGCCAACAAGTTCCTTATTACAATTTCTGGTGGTCGAGTAGAGATTAATGTTCTTCTGTATGCGCTCAGTAAGGACCTTGGTTCCCCTCGATTGCTTAGTATGTGGAACTACAAAGATATCATCAACAAACTAACGAAGATGGAACTatca GATGCTAATAATGTAAGAGGTATTTTCTTTGACATGTCAAAGTTAGCGAAGAGCATCTACTTCGACAGTTCAACCTTCATTAATATGTGTAATCTTCGGTACCTGAAAATATACGATCCTAGTTGTCCTCGTCAGTATAAAGCGGACTCCAAATTAAACTTCCCTGATGGACTTGAATTCCCCTTGAAAGCAGTCCGATATCTTTATTGGGTGAAATTCCCTTTAAAGGAACTTCCACCAGACATAAGACCAGAAAATCTTGTTGACCTTACGTTGCCATTTAGCATGATTGAACGTGTTTGGGAAGGTGTTAAG GATACACCACGATTGAAGTGGGTAGATCTGAGCCACTCCTGTTATTTGCTCGACTTGTCGGCATTATCAAGAGCTGAGAATCTTCAAAGATTAAATCTGGAAGGCTGCACCAGTTTGGAAGAGTTGCCGGTGGAAATCCAGAATATGAAGTCTCTCGTTTTCATGAACCTGAGAGGATGCACACATCTTTCATATCTTCCCAAGATGAATTTTATATCTCTTAAAACTCTCATCCTTAGTGACTGCTCAAACCTCGAGGAATTTCGGCTTATCTCTGAAAGTTTAGAAGTACTACATCTAGATGGCACTGCAATTAAGGGACTTCCTCTAGCCATCAAAAAGCTCCAGAGACTTATCTTATTGAATTTGAAGAACTGCACAATGTTGGAGTGTCTACCCAACTGTTTAGGAGAGCTGAAAGCTCTTGAAGAGCTTATACTTTCTGGTTGTTCAAGGCTTAAGAATCTTTCAGAATTAAGGGAAAACATGAAACATCTCCAGAGTTTACTTATCAACAGGATAGGAGCAAAAGAGATGCCAAACATATCCTGTGCCAATATATCAGAAGGCCAAACTTCTGCAGATATG GTCGTACAACCTTTTGGCCCAAGGCAATGGCCACGTGGTGTTAATGGAGTATGCTCTCTGCGACGTCTATGTTTAAGCGGAAATGATTTTGTCAGCCTGCAAACTGATATTGGGAAACTTTACAATCTAAATTGGCTGGACTTGAGGCACTGCAAATTGCTGACCTCTATACCTATGCTTCCACCAAGACTTCAGTACTTTGATGCTCATGGCTGTGATTCACTGGAAAGAGTTGCAAATCCTCTGGCTCTTCCAGTGCTGTCGGAGCAGATCCATGCCACATTCAATTTTTCCAACTGTAACAAGTTGGATGAAGATGCTAAGGATAGTATCATATCTTATACTCGGTGGAGAAGCGAGTTAGTTTTAGATGCACTCTCTCGATACAATGTG GGTTCGGTTTTGGAAGATTTCACTGGATCTTGCTTACCTGGATGGGATATACCAGCGTGGTTTAGTCACCAAGCCTCTGGGTCAGTGTTAAAGCAAAAACTTCCTCAACATTGGTGTGACAACCAGTTTACTGGGATAGCTCTGTGCGCTGTTATCCTATTTCCTGACTACCACAAGCAGAGGAACCGTCTCTTAGTAAAATGTAATTGTGTGTTCAATTACAAAGACAGGTCTCATAACCGTTTTATTAACACTATTGGCAGTTGGAGGGAACCAAGTAACACACCGGGGAAGATTGAGTCGTCTCATATCTTTGTTGGCTATACCAGTACGTTGGATATCAAGAAATATGGtggggaagaagatgaagagggaTGTAGTCAAACTGAGGTTTCTTTTGAATTTCAAGTGACAGATGGTACAGATGTGTTAAAAGGTTGCAAGGTGCTGAAGTGTGGCTTTAGTTTGGTTTATGCAACCAATGGAAGGGAGAATATAAGGTGGGATGCAGAGACTGTTGAAATTCCAGAAAGGATTGAGAACGTCCTAGGTAAAGCAATATCTTATGGAAACTCTGGAAGTCATGTTGATACCCAATATGAATCTTACTCTGGTCCATGTTCGGGAAAGGATGCAAATTTCTTATATGAAGCAAAATCTGACGCTAACCCAAATGTAGGGAAGAGTTTTGAAAACAAGGAAGTTGACCTtccaaatgaagaagaagacgcagGAAGAGAAATCATTGTAAGCTCTTATCGTGACAACACATCTTCAGGAAGTTTAGAGAAGCTTAAAATGCATTCTTTTGTTGGAGTTGAACTACGACTCAAGCAAATGGAAAAGGCCTTGTTTTCGACACCAGGAAAAACACATATTCTTGGAGTTGTTGGAATGCCCGGCTTTGGTAAAACAACTCTTGCAAGAGTTTTGTTTGAAAAGCGTGGGTGTAAGTTTCCAAGGCACTTGTTTTTAACAGTGTCAAAAAAATACAGCCTGGAGCAGTTGAGGAGGGTATTCCTGAAGGAGTTACTCAAACACGTAAATCAAGACATGGATGACGAAACGACTCATGAATCGGTCAAGGATAAACTGCGTCAGGCCAAAAGTTTTGTTGTTCTCGATGACGTGAGTGACAAGAAGCAATTAGAGTTTCTCCTTGGCAACCTTGACTGGATTAAGAAGGGAAGCAAGATTGTGATTACAACGCGTGACAAGTCATTGCTAGATGGATTGGCTCATAATACTTGTGTGGTCCAACAATTGAACAACAGAGAAGGCTTTCAACTCTTTACTTATCATGCCTTCTATAATCAAATGTATCTCTCAGAAACCTTCCTGTCACTGTCCAGAATATTCGTGGATAATGTTCCAGGTAACCCACGGGATCTCAAGCAACTGGGAAGCGACCTATGTGGAAAAGATGAAGCCTACTGGCAACATGAACTGCAAAGagtgaaacaaaattttagtattgAGATGAGAGATGTGTGGACATTCTCTATTGACCAACTTAATGAGCGACAGAGAGATGTATTTCTCGACATAGTACATTTTTTCAAATCAGAAGacgaaaattttgttaaaagtttACTGGATTCAGGAAATCCTGAAGCTGTGAGTGAAGTAAGAGATCTTGCTGACAAGTTCCTCATTACAATTTCTGATGGGCGAGTAGAGATGCATGATCAACTGTATACATTGGGTAAGGACCTTGGTTCTCCCGGGCAGCATAGGCTGTGCAACGACAAAGATATCATCAACAAGgtgacaaaaatgaaacaagCG GAGGCTAATAACGTGAGAGGTATTTTCTTAGACATGTCACAAATAAGGGAGAGTATTGCCTTGGAACGTATGACCTTCACCGATATGCGAAACCTTCTATACCTCAAGATATATGATTCTTATTGTCCTCGGAAATGTAAAGCTGACTGCAACTTATATTTCCCGGATGGGCTTGAGTTCCACATGGAAGAGGTTCGATATCTCCATTGGGTGAAATTCCCGTTGCAGGAACTTCCACCAGACTTCAGACCCGAGAATCTTGTAGACCTGAGGCTGCCTTATAGCAAGATAGAACGTGTTTGGGAAGGTCTTAAG GATACACCACGGTTGAAGTGGGTTGATTTAAGGCACTCAAGTAAGTTGCTCGACTTGTCAGCATTGTCAAAGGCTGAAAATCTTCAAAGATTAAATCTGGAAGGCTGCACGAGTTTGGATGAGCTGCCGTTGGAGATACAAAATATGAAGTCTCTTATTTTCCTGAACCTGAGAGGATGCACAAGTCTTTGCTATCTTCCAAAGATGAATTTAATCTCTCTAAAAACTCTCATCCTCAGTGACTGCTCAAACCTAAAGGAATTTCAGTTAATTTCTGAGCGTGTAGAATTTCTGCATTTGGATGGCACAGCGATTGAAGGACTTCCTCCAGCTATACAGAACCTCCAGAGACTTGTCATGTTGAATTTGAAAAACTGCACAATGCTGGAGACTCTTCCCAACTGTTTGGGAAAGCTGAAATTTCTTGACGAGCTAGTACTCTCTGGTTGTTCAAGGCTTAAGAGTCTTCCAGATGTCAGGCATAGCTTAAAACATCTTCAGATTTTACTTCTTGATGGCACAGGAGCAAATGAGATGCCAAGTATGTCGTGCTTTACTGGATCCGAAGGCCCAGCTTCTGCTGATATTTCCTTACAACCTTTTCCGTTATATTCCACCATGAGAGAATATGCATGTGGTGTAAATGGATTATCCTCACTACGACGTTTATGTTTGAGTGGAAATGATTTTGTCACCCTGCAACATGACATTGGGAAACTATATAATCTGAACTGCCTTGACGTGAAGCAGTGCAAAAAGCTGAAATTTGTTCCAACGCTTCCACCAAGACTTCAATACTTTGATGCCCATGGATGTGATTCGTTGGAAAGAGTTGCAAATCCTCTAGCCCTTCCGGTGCTGTCTGGGCAGAAATATGCAAAATTCAATTTTTCCAACTGCGATAAGTTGGATCAAGACGCAAAAGATAGTATCATATCCTATACTCGGTGGAGAAGCCAGTTAATGCTAGATGAACTCACTCGTTACGATGAG AGTTCTGTCTTGGAAGCTTTTACTGGAACTTGCTTTCCTGGTTGGGAAGTGCCGGCATGGTTCAGTCATCGAGCTTTTGGACTGGTGTTAAAGCCAAAGCTGCCTCTACACTGGAGCGACAACAAGTTTACAGGAATAGCTCTGTGCGCTGTTATCTCATTTCAAGGCTATCATGAGAGGAACCGTCTCTTAGTGAAATGTAAAAGTGTGTTTAATAATGAAGATGGGTCTTGTATCCGCTTAAGTTCCACTGTTGGCAGTTGGAGCCCATCAAATAACACGCCAGGGAAGATTGAAACATGTCATATCTTTATTGGCTATATTAGTATATTGGATATCAAGAAACTGGGAGAGGAAGATAAAGAAAGATGTAGTCACAGTGATGCTTTGTTTGAATTTCAAGTGACAGATGGTACAGAAGTGTTAGAAGGTTGCGAGGTGCTGAAGTGTGGCTTTAGTTTGGTCTATCTGACGGATGAATTGCGGGTTAAATCTGGTGTACGTGGAGCCCCTCTTGAAGCTAATCACTGCAGAGATTATTCAAAAAACG TGGCTATCTTGGAAACTGAAGCAGCAGAAAGATCTTCTGACGGTGGGGACAAGGTACTTGAACTGCCAAATAAAATGATAGCACTTGAAGTC GCTTCAAGTTCCGAACCACCTATTGCTAAGTCTCGTTTTTCCTGGACTAAATATAGAACCGTATCAAACAAttcagaaagagagagacacatTCGAGCGTTAGAGGTCGACGCCCAGTTGTCTGAGGAGCCTCAACATCACATCGACGACATT ATTCCCATGGTTGCATCGTCTTCTGAAGCTGGAATCCGACAAAGCCACCCTCAGGTTTTCGTCAGTTATCATGGAGCTGAGCTGCACAGGACCTTTGTCAGACATCTTGTGAGTACTTTGACAGATGCAAGGGTCAGCGTTTTCACAGACAACGACAAGGGGAATGGGACAAAACAACTGATACAACTCTACCAGAGAATAGAGGAGTCTAAGATTGCACTCGCCATCTTCTCCAAGAGGTATGTAGAGTCAAATATATGCTTAAACGAGCTTGTGATGATGGACGAGCTCGCGAAGGAAGGAAAACTCTTGGTGATCCCCATTTTCTACAATGTGAGATCAAGTGACGTGAGAAGCCTCAAGGGAGAATTTGGCCAACATTTCAAGGAAATGAGAGAGAGGTACAAGGACGAACTTGAGAAAGTACGGAAGTGGGAAGCTTCTGTGAAGTCAATTGCAAAGACAATCGGCATACACTCGGAAGTTCACGG CGAAGATGCCTCTCTTGTTGAAGCAACTGTTGAAGCAGTTCAGAGAGCGCTAACCAAAATTTCTGAAGGAAGTCTTAAGTATCTGGGAAGTGTTAATACGCCAACTGACCATGTTTTCGCCCTTTTTGTGACTTTTCTTTCCTGTCTCATCATGTCTCCTCTACTTTTCATTGAGGCATATTCTATTTCGAGTGTTATGTGGTTAGTGAATGTTCTGGTTatggtggttgttgttgtggtcCTTTACCAGAAAATTTGCAGATGGAGAGACCACAAGACACAATCGTCTGCAACCATATCACCACCACCTTAA